A section of the Polyangium spumosum genome encodes:
- a CDS encoding MarR family winged helix-turn-helix transcriptional regulator, with protein sequence MGAAPSDKSEKKKQKADKAEKLGEVLDFMRLLWAVDHALQSMSKRMEASLGVTGPQRLVIRIVGRFPGISAGELASVLHIHPSTLTGILKRLEARNIIGRKPDPDDARRALFELTAKGRDVDGLKIGTVEAIVRRSLARMPPRKVASARDVLSSLAVSLLNEKE encoded by the coding sequence ATGGGCGCTGCACCCAGCGATAAGAGCGAAAAGAAGAAACAGAAGGCGGACAAGGCCGAGAAGCTCGGCGAGGTCCTGGATTTCATGCGGCTGCTCTGGGCCGTGGACCATGCGCTACAGTCGATGTCGAAGCGCATGGAAGCGTCGCTCGGCGTCACCGGCCCGCAACGCCTGGTGATCCGGATCGTCGGACGCTTCCCGGGGATCTCGGCGGGCGAGCTCGCGAGCGTGCTGCACATCCACCCGAGCACGCTGACGGGGATCCTGAAGCGGCTCGAGGCACGCAACATCATCGGCCGCAAGCCGGATCCGGACGACGCGCGGCGCGCGCTCTTCGAGTTGACGGCGAAGGGGCGGGACGTCGACGGCCTGAAGATCGGCACGGTCGAGGCCATCGTGCGGCGCTCGCTCGCGAGGATGCCGCCGCGAAAGGTGGCCTCGGCGCGCGACGTGCTCAGCTCGCTGGCCGTGTCGCTCCTCAACGAGAAAGAGTGA
- a CDS encoding type II toxin-antitoxin system RatA family toxin, whose protein sequence is MQHQTRGGGRARWLGALGLVAVLGAGEARAEPLARPQLRADPTPVAVPIPGSSLVRGRAKVIVSAPIDAVRARVLAFGEYARFMPHYSRSKVLGRTKSGEREVYMEVTALHGAARFWARMAVKKARDAAGVETYDVAMLEGNVKDFRAVWRLRSIDAGHTELELEVFLLPRLPLPASLLNAENLKGASKGVVAMRSFVEGKR, encoded by the coding sequence ATGCAGCATCAAACGCGGGGTGGGGGGCGCGCGAGGTGGCTCGGGGCGCTTGGGCTCGTGGCCGTCCTCGGGGCCGGGGAGGCGCGCGCGGAGCCTCTGGCGAGGCCACAGCTTCGCGCGGATCCGACGCCGGTGGCGGTGCCGATCCCGGGATCGAGCCTCGTGCGAGGGCGCGCGAAGGTGATCGTGTCCGCGCCGATCGACGCGGTGCGCGCGCGGGTGCTCGCGTTCGGCGAGTACGCGCGGTTCATGCCGCACTACAGCCGATCGAAGGTCCTCGGGCGCACGAAGAGCGGCGAGCGCGAGGTCTACATGGAGGTCACCGCGCTGCACGGCGCGGCGCGCTTCTGGGCGCGGATGGCCGTGAAGAAGGCGCGAGACGCGGCGGGCGTGGAGACCTACGACGTCGCGATGCTCGAGGGCAACGTGAAGGACTTCCGCGCCGTGTGGCGCCTGCGGTCGATCGACGCGGGCCACACGGAGCTCGAGCTCGAGGTCTTCCTGCTGCCGCGCCTGCCGCTGCCAGCGAGCCTGCTCAACGCCGAGAACCTGAAAGGCGCGAGCAAGGGCGTGGTCGCGATGCGATCGTTCGTGGAGGGGAAGAGATGA
- a CDS encoding CDP-alcohol phosphatidyltransferase family protein, with the protein MVITLAALLLCTVVVASYATRVARSGRAAHPRLGPSPGSALLPGWLVEAFYWAFHAPGRALVALHVSPDACTYASLVFCCASLPLAATGRFAEAAAVIIVGAILDALDGMVARARGIASPSGAVLDSFVDRIADAAPFIGLAIYYRHNVVSLVIPLAAMVASSLVSYARAKADQHGLVLPNGLMRRHERVVYLSASLFLGPVIPYTQALGGIPRPLTLLGVGLVAVVGTVASFVLVARTRAALRDPRLVTAKSPRPEFAPKSAEPRGPLPVEH; encoded by the coding sequence ATGGTCATCACGCTCGCGGCGCTTCTCCTGTGCACGGTGGTGGTCGCGTCCTACGCGACCCGTGTGGCCCGCTCTGGACGGGCGGCGCATCCGCGCCTCGGTCCCTCGCCCGGCAGCGCGCTCTTGCCCGGCTGGCTCGTCGAGGCCTTCTACTGGGCGTTTCACGCGCCAGGCCGGGCGCTCGTCGCGCTGCACGTCTCGCCGGACGCGTGTACGTACGCCTCGCTCGTGTTCTGCTGCGCGAGCCTGCCGCTCGCGGCGACCGGGCGCTTCGCCGAGGCCGCGGCGGTCATCATCGTGGGCGCGATCCTCGACGCCCTGGACGGCATGGTGGCGCGCGCGCGTGGCATCGCGTCGCCTTCGGGCGCGGTGCTCGACTCGTTCGTCGACCGCATCGCCGACGCGGCGCCCTTCATCGGCCTCGCGATCTACTACCGGCACAACGTCGTCTCGCTCGTCATCCCGCTCGCGGCGATGGTGGCCTCGTCCCTCGTGAGTTACGCGCGGGCCAAGGCGGATCAGCACGGCCTCGTGCTCCCGAACGGCCTCATGCGTCGCCACGAGCGCGTCGTGTACCTCTCGGCGTCGCTCTTCCTCGGGCCGGTCATCCCCTACACGCAGGCGCTCGGCGGCATCCCGCGCCCGCTCACGCTGCTCGGCGTCGGCCTCGTGGCGGTCGTGGGTACGGTCGCGTCGTTCGTGCTCGTCGCGAGGACACGCGCGGCGCTGCGAGATCCTCGGCTCGTGACGGCGAAGAGCCCCCGCCCCGAGTTCGCGCCGAAGAGCGCCGAGCCGCGCGGGCCGCTCCCCGTCGAGCATTGA
- a CDS encoding cob(I)yrinic acid a,c-diamide adenosyltransferase, whose translation MADESKQGEPGPAEGTRTFNKPRITINRVYTKKGDSGDTGLVGGQRVPKDDARIEAYGTVDELNAFMGSARQSILEGLAAGSARAESRAPLNELADSLCRVQHELFNLGSILATLPEDVHPKQPRVTAADVERLEEEMDRCQEVLPALRSFVLPGGSRANTDLHVCRTVCRRAERLCVSLAREVEVDPMAVTYLNRLSDALFVWSRFVALHLGTGEVLWEPDKSATGQSKAR comes from the coding sequence ATGGCGGACGAGTCGAAGCAGGGGGAGCCGGGTCCGGCGGAGGGCACCCGCACGTTCAACAAGCCGCGGATCACCATCAACCGCGTCTACACGAAGAAGGGGGACTCCGGCGACACGGGCCTCGTGGGCGGGCAGCGCGTCCCCAAGGACGACGCGCGGATCGAGGCATACGGCACGGTCGACGAGCTGAACGCCTTCATGGGCTCGGCCCGGCAGTCGATCCTCGAAGGGCTCGCCGCAGGCAGCGCCCGCGCCGAGAGCCGGGCGCCCTTGAACGAGCTCGCCGACTCGCTCTGCCGCGTGCAGCACGAGCTGTTCAACCTGGGCTCGATCCTGGCCACGCTGCCCGAGGACGTGCACCCGAAGCAGCCCCGGGTCACGGCCGCGGACGTCGAGCGGCTCGAGGAGGAGATGGATCGGTGCCAGGAGGTGCTGCCCGCGCTGCGCTCGTTCGTGCTCCCGGGCGGCTCACGCGCGAACACGGATCTCCACGTGTGCCGGACGGTGTGTCGGCGCGCCGAGCGGCTGTGCGTGTCGCTGGCGCGCGAGGTCGAGGTCGATCCGATGGCCGTGACCTACCTGAACCGCCTGAGCGACGCGCTCTTCGTCTGGAGCCGCTTCGTCGCGCTCCACCTCGGCACGGGCGAGGTGCTCTGGGAGCCGGACAAGTCGGCGACGGGCCAGTCGAAGGCCCGCTGA
- the moeB gene encoding molybdopterin-synthase adenylyltransferase MoeB, giving the protein MPTTYTDLIAEIRKTVTIVSLEEIKRRIEAREPMVLVDVREKEEHRAGYIPGALSVPRGFLEMQIEQKVPDKSATVVLYCAGGTRSALAAKTLLELGYTRVESANPGFVRWKDLGYPMETPPQLTEAQRDRYSRHLLLPEVGEAGQAKLLGSKILLLGAGGLGSPAALYLAAAGVGTIGLVDADVVDASNLQRQIMHATSRVGMPKVDSGEQTIRDLNPDVRVVKFEERLTSHNVERIFRDFDVIVDGCDNFPTRYLVNDASVWMKKPVVHGSIFRFEGQVTTFHPAAGGPCYRCLYPEPPPPHLAPSCQEAGVLGVLPGLVGTIQATEAIKILLGQGSPLVGRLLTYDSLRMKFGELKLRKDKTCPVCGPEPTITSYIDYEGFCNLG; this is encoded by the coding sequence ATGCCGACGACCTACACCGACCTGATCGCCGAGATCCGCAAGACCGTCACGATCGTGTCTCTCGAGGAGATCAAGCGCCGCATCGAGGCGCGCGAGCCGATGGTGCTCGTCGACGTGCGCGAGAAGGAAGAGCACCGCGCCGGCTACATCCCGGGCGCGCTCAGCGTCCCGCGTGGCTTCCTCGAGATGCAGATCGAGCAGAAGGTCCCCGACAAGAGCGCGACCGTCGTCCTCTACTGCGCCGGCGGCACGCGCTCGGCGCTCGCCGCGAAGACCCTGCTCGAGCTCGGCTACACGCGCGTCGAGAGCGCGAACCCCGGCTTCGTGCGCTGGAAGGATCTCGGTTATCCGATGGAGACCCCGCCCCAGCTCACGGAGGCGCAGCGGGATCGGTACTCGCGCCACCTGCTGCTCCCCGAGGTCGGCGAGGCGGGGCAAGCCAAGCTGCTCGGCTCGAAGATCCTCCTCCTCGGCGCCGGCGGCCTCGGCAGCCCCGCCGCGCTCTACCTCGCCGCCGCGGGTGTCGGCACGATCGGCCTCGTCGACGCCGACGTCGTCGACGCCTCGAACCTGCAGCGGCAGATCATGCACGCCACCTCGCGCGTCGGCATGCCGAAGGTCGACAGCGGCGAGCAGACGATCCGCGATCTCAACCCCGACGTGCGTGTCGTGAAGTTCGAGGAGCGGCTCACGAGCCACAACGTCGAGCGTATCTTCCGCGACTTCGACGTCATCGTGGACGGCTGCGACAACTTCCCCACGCGTTACCTCGTGAACGACGCCTCCGTGTGGATGAAGAAGCCCGTCGTGCACGGCTCGATCTTCCGCTTCGAGGGTCAGGTCACGACCTTCCACCCCGCGGCCGGCGGCCCTTGTTATCGTTGCCTCTACCCCGAGCCGCCTCCGCCGCACCTCGCGCCGAGCTGCCAGGAGGCCGGCGTCCTCGGCGTGCTGCCGGGCCTCGTGGGTACGATCCAGGCGACCGAGGCGATCAAGATCCTGCTCGGCCAGGGCAGCCCCCTCGTGGGTCGCCTGCTCACCTACGACTCGCTGCGCATGAAGTTCGGCGAGCTCAAGCTCCGCAAGGACAAGACCTGCCCCGTCTGCGGCCCCGAGCCGACGATCACGAGCTACATCGACTACGAAGGTTTCTGCAACCTGGGCTAG
- a CDS encoding tetratricopeptide repeat protein, with the protein MNNKERRDPDESKVIHVIFGPGGGRVAEPPKRLPEPPEPRLTAALPGACEPVSDMFTGTEVIRLLGISPGRLRSLDRAGIVSPSGRRKGRRAYTFSDVIALRAARDLLARKVRLRDVARAVENIRGALPKVTRPLAELRIVSDGQRVVVKSAAGTFEPLTGQMVLDFDVKSLRDDVVRVLRPMVGRDRAKTAYEIYVRASQLDENPQTMSEAEELYRRALEIDPWLAIAYTNLGNICFRRGDEAQAETLYRRALEIDRKQPEAQYNLGYVMLERGYAAQAVEFFRGAIENDPRFADAYFNLAMAYEQVGESAKARPCWRKYLEIEPTGTWAEIARRHL; encoded by the coding sequence ATGAACAACAAAGAACGCCGCGACCCTGACGAGAGCAAGGTCATCCACGTGATCTTCGGTCCCGGCGGTGGGCGCGTGGCCGAGCCGCCGAAGCGCCTACCCGAGCCTCCCGAGCCGCGCCTGACCGCGGCGCTGCCCGGCGCGTGTGAACCCGTGAGCGACATGTTCACCGGCACCGAGGTGATTCGCCTCCTCGGCATCTCCCCGGGCCGCCTGCGCTCCCTCGACCGCGCGGGCATCGTCTCGCCGAGTGGTCGTCGCAAGGGCCGCCGCGCCTACACGTTCTCGGACGTCATCGCGTTACGCGCCGCGCGTGATCTGCTCGCGCGCAAGGTGCGCCTTCGTGACGTCGCGCGCGCCGTCGAGAACATCCGCGGCGCGCTCCCCAAGGTCACGCGCCCGCTCGCCGAGCTGCGTATCGTCTCCGATGGCCAGCGCGTCGTCGTGAAGAGCGCGGCGGGCACGTTCGAGCCGCTCACCGGGCAGATGGTGCTCGACTTCGACGTGAAGTCGCTCCGTGACGACGTCGTGCGTGTCCTGCGCCCGATGGTCGGTCGTGATCGCGCCAAGACCGCGTACGAGATCTACGTCCGCGCCAGCCAGCTCGACGAGAACCCGCAGACGATGAGCGAGGCCGAGGAGCTCTACCGTCGCGCGCTCGAGATCGATCCGTGGCTCGCCATCGCCTACACGAACCTCGGCAACATCTGCTTCCGTCGTGGTGACGAGGCGCAGGCCGAGACGCTCTACCGCCGCGCGCTCGAGATCGATCGCAAGCAACCCGAGGCGCAGTACAACCTCGGCTACGTGATGCTCGAGCGTGGGTACGCCGCGCAGGCCGTCGAGTTCTTCCGCGGCGCCATCGAGAACGATCCGCGCTTCGCCGACGCGTACTTCAACCTCGCGATGGCCTACGAGCAGGTCGGCGAGAGCGCGAAGGCGAGGCCGTGCTGGCGCAAGTACCTCGAGATCGAACCCACGGGCACGTGGGCCGAGATCGCCCGCCGTCACCTGTAA
- a CDS encoding PEGA domain-containing protein codes for MTTKTRKVTRNILAISLVFAFAGGGALGCGGAAEGGAGPETAAVKPAPPDEDPGQGEEVVEDSGTLDILSDPPQEVLLDGEPIGKTPLTNYRVKMGSHDVTFLDPAEGNRTMTVNVSPGDHQTVKLDHAPKIREQ; via the coding sequence ATGACAACCAAGACGCGGAAGGTGACCCGCAACATCCTCGCGATTTCCTTGGTCTTCGCGTTCGCCGGAGGCGGCGCGCTCGGCTGCGGAGGGGCCGCCGAGGGCGGGGCCGGCCCCGAGACGGCGGCCGTGAAGCCCGCGCCTCCGGACGAGGATCCGGGGCAAGGCGAGGAGGTCGTGGAGGACTCGGGGACGCTCGACATCCTCTCGGATCCCCCGCAAGAGGTGCTGCTCGACGGCGAGCCGATCGGAAAGACGCCGCTCACGAACTACCGCGTGAAGATGGGCAGCCACGACGTGACGTTCCTCGATCCGGCCGAGGGCAACCGGACGATGACCGTGAACGTCTCGCCGGGGGATCACCAGACGGTGAAGCTCGATCACGCGCCGAAGATCCGCGAGCAGTAG
- a CDS encoding FxLYD domain-containing protein has translation MPPPAPPPGGGGDNFGGPPPGGFGGPPGGGGYGGPPGGPPGGFGGPPGGGPPGGGGFGGPPGPGGPPGPGGYGPPPGGGYGPPPGGQFGGPPMGGPPMGGPMMPQQKKGPNVGLIIGLGCGGLFLLGIIGAVFFFWYAAKKTTEAIAAIPLDSANPNGPTLGDLNDIAKPPKDGDLKAELKDLRHYKAQYGKTIHFVGEIHNVGKDPLGFPNVKVTFFDEGNTAIDSGTCSSLIRELAPGEKVPCTFSLYKTTKWASYKTEVKPLRPLFTNKAAKLKISDTKFTAKKGFNPHQVEGKITNESAYKAKSVWALVSLYDKEGKICGADQALVAGNDLDAGAGGIFTAKIYNVAAPPDTFRVLAVGYSE, from the coding sequence ATGCCCCCTCCGGCCCCGCCTCCGGGCGGAGGTGGTGACAATTTCGGTGGACCTCCGCCCGGCGGCTTCGGCGGGCCTCCCGGCGGCGGCGGTTACGGCGGGCCTCCCGGCGGGCCCCCCGGCGGCTTCGGCGGACCTCCCGGCGGCGGACCTCCCGGCGGCGGCGGCTTCGGCGGCCCTCCCGGCCCCGGCGGGCCTCCCGGCCCCGGCGGCTACGGTCCTCCTCCCGGCGGCGGGTACGGTCCTCCCCCCGGCGGCCAGTTCGGTGGTCCTCCGATGGGTGGTCCTCCCATGGGCGGGCCCATGATGCCCCAGCAGAAGAAGGGCCCGAACGTCGGCCTGATCATCGGCCTCGGCTGCGGCGGTCTGTTCCTCCTCGGCATCATCGGCGCGGTGTTCTTCTTCTGGTACGCGGCGAAGAAGACCACCGAGGCGATCGCGGCGATCCCGCTCGACTCGGCGAACCCGAACGGCCCGACGCTCGGCGACCTCAACGACATCGCCAAGCCCCCCAAGGATGGCGACCTCAAGGCCGAGCTCAAGGATCTGCGCCACTACAAGGCCCAGTACGGCAAGACGATCCACTTCGTCGGCGAGATCCACAACGTCGGCAAGGACCCGCTCGGCTTCCCCAACGTCAAGGTGACGTTCTTCGACGAGGGCAACACCGCGATCGACAGCGGCACCTGCTCGAGCCTCATCCGCGAGCTCGCGCCGGGCGAGAAGGTCCCCTGCACGTTCTCGCTCTACAAGACCACGAAGTGGGCCTCGTACAAGACCGAGGTCAAGCCGCTGCGCCCGCTCTTCACGAACAAGGCCGCGAAGCTCAAGATCTCGGACACCAAGTTCACGGCCAAGAAGGGCTTCAACCCCCACCAGGTCGAAGGCAAGATCACGAACGAGAGCGCGTACAAGGCGAAGAGCGTCTGGGCCCTCGTCTCGCTCTACGACAAGGAAGGCAAGATCTGCGGCGCCGATCAGGCGCTCGTCGCGGGCAACGACCTCGACGCCGGCGCGGGCGGCATCTTCACGGCGAAGATCTACAACGTCGCCGCCCCGCCCGACACCTTCCGCGTCCTCGCCGTCGGCTACAGCGAGTGA
- a CDS encoding AraC family transcriptional regulator, protein MRQPADRSRQDAPWVQGPAAVTCPATLLSPFLRHAARTGWSEQELTALCARHGVRRPAIDDLTARVPKEGAHRIVEEICARSEDDNLGLHLAREAEPSWMALPGLLGMSVTHVREALAVGTDYNRRLLAGPASLWQFIDEQGQLHLTRTHSPRDPPASRHFVEAGVGACIVLLRRFTGLAIKAVQVSFPHDAPADTSAHVELLGTRDLRFGVPLVEIVFPASVLDLRNQGADAGLLAFLRRQAEAVIEARGGPDLTAVVWQGLQEALWRGEEASLDRVAQSLGMTGRTLQRRLAEDGVRFSALLSHVRCEWALELLQRPGVDIDDIAERIGLSDARSLRRALKRHTGRTPSELRRS, encoded by the coding sequence ATGCGACAACCTGCGGACAGATCGCGACAGGACGCCCCCTGGGTCCAAGGGCCCGCCGCGGTGACCTGCCCGGCCACCTTGTTATCGCCGTTCCTCCGGCACGCGGCGCGGACCGGCTGGTCCGAGCAGGAGCTCACGGCGCTGTGCGCGCGCCACGGCGTGCGTCGGCCCGCGATCGACGATCTCACGGCCAGGGTCCCGAAGGAGGGGGCGCACAGGATCGTGGAGGAGATCTGCGCGCGGAGCGAAGACGATAACCTCGGCCTGCATCTGGCCCGCGAGGCCGAGCCGAGCTGGATGGCCCTCCCCGGCTTGCTGGGGATGAGCGTGACCCATGTTCGCGAGGCCCTGGCGGTCGGGACCGATTATAATCGCCGCCTGCTCGCCGGGCCGGCGAGCCTCTGGCAATTCATCGACGAGCAGGGCCAGCTCCACCTGACGCGCACCCACTCCCCGCGTGATCCGCCCGCGTCTCGCCATTTCGTCGAGGCGGGCGTGGGCGCCTGTATCGTGCTGCTCCGGCGCTTCACGGGCCTGGCGATCAAGGCCGTCCAGGTGAGCTTCCCGCACGACGCGCCTGCGGACACGAGCGCGCATGTGGAGCTCCTGGGGACGCGTGATCTGCGCTTCGGGGTGCCGCTCGTGGAGATTGTTTTTCCCGCGTCCGTGCTCGATCTCCGGAACCAGGGTGCTGACGCGGGCCTCCTGGCGTTCCTGCGGCGGCAGGCCGAGGCGGTGATCGAGGCGCGGGGCGGGCCGGATCTCACGGCCGTGGTGTGGCAGGGCCTGCAAGAGGCGCTCTGGCGTGGCGAGGAGGCGTCGCTCGACCGCGTGGCGCAGAGCCTCGGTATGACGGGCCGCACCTTGCAGCGGCGCCTGGCCGAGGATGGGGTGCGTTTCTCCGCGCTCCTCTCGCATGTCCGGTGCGAGTGGGCGCTGGAGCTCCTGCAACGGCCTGGGGTCGATATCGACGACATCGCCGAGCGTATCGGTTTGTCGGACGCGCGCTCGTTGCGTCGCGCGCTGAAGCGCCACACGGGCCGGACGCCGTCGGAGCTGCGGCGCTCCTGA